Proteins from a single region of Hymenobacter aquaticus:
- a CDS encoding DUF6340 family protein, translating into MNYSLLRSAWVSALILGLATSCTTTVHLEALAPASVPMPPTLQRIATANRILPDSRRDKFFDVLEGIFTGEGPMVDRAGAEACVLSTGEALMRNSPRFRVTPANLQLVGRTREFFLPPMSPDYVRRVCRTSQVDGLVVLEAFDSDMQLQRSQEERVIKEKDKPDRKVLVTVVHMDMRVVTGFRTYGPEGLVVDQARQEDHLGWTSEGATYQAALAGLPAPERCIRDVARRVGDQYARRIAPSYVPLTRNVYTRAKKNPHMEQARQCVQATDWTQAAARWQQAARNLNHVVAGRAFYNLAVFEEMNNRLPEAIDYARKAAYTCQMRPAVAYLRVLQDRQQAEQLVQTQMAGSRAK; encoded by the coding sequence ATGAACTATTCTCTACTCCGTTCCGCCTGGGTTAGCGCGCTCATCCTGGGCTTGGCCACCAGCTGCACCACGACCGTTCACCTGGAGGCGCTGGCCCCGGCCTCGGTGCCCATGCCGCCAACCCTGCAGCGCATTGCCACCGCCAACCGCATCCTGCCCGACAGCCGCCGCGACAAGTTCTTCGACGTGCTGGAAGGAATTTTTACGGGGGAGGGCCCGATGGTCGACCGGGCCGGGGCTGAAGCCTGCGTGCTGAGCACCGGCGAGGCGCTGATGCGCAACAGCCCACGCTTCCGCGTGACGCCGGCCAACCTGCAGCTCGTGGGCCGCACGCGCGAGTTTTTCCTGCCGCCCATGAGCCCCGACTACGTCCGGCGGGTGTGCCGCACCTCCCAGGTCGATGGGCTGGTGGTGCTCGAAGCCTTCGACTCGGACATGCAGCTGCAGCGGAGCCAGGAAGAGCGGGTTATTAAGGAGAAAGACAAGCCCGACCGCAAAGTACTGGTTACGGTCGTGCACATGGACATGCGCGTGGTGACCGGGTTTCGCACCTACGGTCCCGAGGGTCTCGTGGTCGACCAGGCCCGGCAGGAAGACCACCTGGGCTGGACCAGCGAAGGCGCCACCTACCAGGCGGCGCTGGCCGGTTTGCCCGCCCCGGAGCGCTGCATCCGGGATGTGGCCCGGCGCGTCGGCGACCAGTACGCCCGCCGGATTGCGCCCTCCTACGTGCCTTTGACGCGCAACGTCTACACCCGGGCCAAGAAGAACCCGCACATGGAGCAGGCCCGGCAGTGCGTGCAGGCCACCGACTGGACCCAGGCCGCGGCCCGCTGGCAGCAGGCCGCCCGCAACCTCAACCACGTAGTAGCGGGCCGGGCCTTTTACAACCTGGCCGTGTTTGAGGAAATGAACAACCGCCTGCCCGAGGCCATCGACTACGCCCGCAAGGCCGCCTACACCTGTCAGATGCGGCCGGCCGTGGCGTATCTGCGGGTGTTGCAGGACCGGCAGCAGGCCGAGCAGCTGGTACAAACGCAGATGGCCGGCTCCCGGGCCAAATAG
- a CDS encoding ribose-phosphate pyrophosphokinase produces MSQQVKIFAGNASPELGKAIAEAYGTTLGDLSIQRFADTELGPSFNESVRGCAVFLIQSTNPPAENLMELMLMVDAAKRASAASVTVVMPYFGYARQDRKDKPRVSIGAKVVADFVQSVGTDRLMTCDLHAGQIQGFFDIPVDHLDGATVSAPYIKSLGLDDLIFASPDVGGVVRTRAFAKKFGAEIVVCDKMRLRANEIASMQVIGDVTGMNVVLVDDIVDTAGTICKAAELLMERGAKSVRAVITHGVLSGPAHERIRNSVLEELVITDTIPLKQENPKIKVISLANLFAQAIRNVVTHESISSLFI; encoded by the coding sequence ATGTCTCAGCAGGTTAAAATCTTTGCAGGAAACGCTTCTCCTGAACTCGGTAAAGCAATTGCCGAAGCATACGGTACTACCCTCGGTGACTTGAGCATCCAGCGCTTCGCGGATACGGAGCTCGGTCCCAGCTTCAACGAAAGCGTGCGGGGCTGCGCGGTATTCCTTATCCAGAGCACCAACCCTCCGGCCGAAAACCTGATGGAGCTGATGCTGATGGTCGACGCGGCCAAGCGCGCCTCCGCCGCTTCCGTGACGGTCGTGATGCCCTACTTCGGCTACGCCCGCCAAGACCGCAAGGACAAGCCCCGCGTGAGCATCGGCGCCAAAGTCGTGGCCGACTTTGTGCAGAGCGTGGGCACCGACCGCCTGATGACCTGCGACCTGCACGCGGGCCAGATTCAGGGCTTCTTCGACATTCCCGTCGATCATCTGGACGGGGCTACGGTTTCGGCTCCTTATATAAAGTCCTTGGGCCTGGATGATTTGATCTTCGCCTCCCCCGACGTGGGCGGCGTGGTGCGCACCCGGGCATTTGCCAAGAAGTTCGGCGCTGAAATCGTAGTCTGCGACAAAATGCGCCTGCGGGCCAACGAAATTGCCTCGATGCAGGTCATCGGCGACGTGACGGGCATGAACGTGGTGCTCGTGGACGACATCGTGGACACGGCCGGCACCATCTGCAAAGCCGCTGAGCTCTTGATGGAGCGCGGGGCCAAGTCGGTGCGGGCCGTCATTACCCACGGCGTGCTCAGCGGCCCGGCTCACGAGCGAATCCGCAACTCGGTCTTGGAGGAGCTGGTCATTACCGACACCATTCCGCTGAAGCAGGAGAATCCCAAGATTAAGGTCATTTCCCTGGCTAACCTGTTTGCCCAGGCCATCCGCAACGTGGTAACCCACGAAAGCATCAGCTCACTCTTTATATAA
- the atpD gene encoding F0F1 ATP synthase subunit beta translates to MANNGKITQVIGPVVDVSFAGEGSTLPNILDALEVTKDNGQVVILECQQHLGEDRVRTIAMDSTEGLTRGAVVRNLGAPMSMPTGEGVKGRLFNVVGYAIDGIPQPKSDGPLPIHRQPPPFEDLATSSEILFTGIKVIDLLAPYVKGGKIGLFGGAGVGKTVLIMELVNNIAKAYAGLSVFAGVGERTREGNDLLREFIESDIIKYGEEFKHSMEQGGWDLTKVDQNELLKSQATLVFGQMNEPPGARARVALSGLTIAENFRDGDGTGAGRDILFFIDNIFRFTQAGSEVSALLGRMPSAVGYQPTLATEMGAMQERITSTKRGSITSVQAVYVPADDLTDPAPANTFAHLDATTVLSRKIAELGIYPAVDPLDSTSRILSIEVLGAEHYNTAQRVKEILQRYKELQDIIAILGMDELSEEDKQVVNRARRVQRFLSQPFFVAEQFTGLAGVLVDIKDTIKGFNAIIDGTYDHLPEAAFNLVGTIEDAIAKGERLIAEAK, encoded by the coding sequence ATGGCGAATAACGGTAAAATCACCCAGGTAATCGGTCCCGTTGTGGACGTGAGCTTCGCGGGTGAAGGCTCTACGCTTCCCAATATCCTCGACGCACTCGAAGTCACGAAAGACAACGGCCAGGTGGTAATCCTGGAGTGCCAGCAACACCTCGGTGAAGACCGTGTGCGCACCATCGCCATGGACTCGACCGAGGGTCTGACCCGCGGCGCCGTGGTTCGGAACCTGGGCGCCCCCATGTCGATGCCCACGGGCGAAGGCGTGAAAGGTCGTTTGTTCAACGTGGTCGGCTACGCCATCGACGGCATTCCCCAGCCCAAGAGCGACGGTCCGCTGCCGATTCACCGCCAGCCCCCACCCTTCGAGGATCTGGCCACGTCGTCGGAAATCCTGTTCACGGGTATCAAAGTAATTGACCTGCTCGCTCCTTATGTAAAAGGGGGCAAAATTGGTTTGTTCGGTGGTGCCGGCGTAGGCAAGACCGTACTGATCATGGAGCTGGTAAACAACATTGCCAAAGCGTACGCTGGTCTGTCGGTATTTGCCGGCGTGGGCGAGCGTACCCGCGAAGGCAATGACCTGCTGCGCGAATTCATTGAGTCGGACATCATCAAGTACGGTGAGGAGTTCAAGCACTCGATGGAGCAGGGCGGCTGGGACCTGACCAAGGTTGACCAGAACGAGCTGCTCAAGTCGCAGGCTACCCTGGTGTTCGGTCAGATGAACGAGCCCCCCGGAGCCCGGGCCCGCGTAGCCCTGTCGGGTCTGACCATTGCGGAAAACTTCCGCGACGGGGACGGCACCGGCGCTGGCCGCGACATCCTGTTCTTCATCGACAACATTTTCCGCTTCACCCAGGCTGGTTCGGAAGTATCGGCTCTGCTGGGCCGGATGCCTTCGGCCGTAGGGTATCAGCCCACGCTGGCTACCGAAATGGGCGCCATGCAGGAGCGTATCACCTCGACCAAGCGTGGTTCCATCACCTCGGTACAGGCCGTATATGTACCTGCTGATGACTTGACTGACCCGGCTCCGGCTAACACCTTCGCTCACTTGGACGCCACGACCGTACTGTCGCGGAAGATTGCTGAGCTGGGTATCTACCCCGCCGTGGACCCTCTGGACTCCACCTCGCGCATTCTGTCGATTGAAGTTCTCGGTGCCGAGCACTACAACACCGCCCAGCGCGTAAAGGAGATTCTGCAGCGCTACAAGGAACTGCAGGACATCATCGCCATCCTGGGTATGGACGAACTCTCCGAAGAGGACAAGCAGGTCGTAAACCGCGCCCGTCGGGTGCAGCGCTTCCTGTCGCAGCCCTTCTTCGTGGCCGAGCAGTTCACCGGTCTGGCCGGCGTACTGGTTGACATCAAGGATACCATCAAAGGCTTCAACGCCATCATCGACGGTACCTACGACCACCTGCCCGAGGCGGCCTTCAACCTGGTTGGCACCATCGAGGATGCCATTGCCAAAGGTGAGCGTCTGATTGCCGAAGCCAAGTAA